A stretch of Zonotrichia leucophrys gambelii isolate GWCS_2022_RI chromosome 19, RI_Zleu_2.0, whole genome shotgun sequence DNA encodes these proteins:
- the DUSP14 gene encoding dual specificity protein phosphatase 14, whose translation MTSRSHNSLPRTLMAPRLLSEGALGGIAQITPSLYLSRGSVASNRHLLLSRGITCIINATIEIPNFNWPQFEYVKVPLADMPNAPISLYFDSVADKIQSVARKHGAALVHCAAGVSRSATLCIAFLMKHHKVSLLEAYSWVKARRPVIRPNVGFWRQLIDYERKLFGKTTVKMVQTPYGIVPDVYERERRPLMPYWGI comes from the coding sequence ATGACCTCCAGAAGCCACAACTCCCTGCCGAGAACTCTGATGGCTCCGCGGCTGCTCTCGGAAGGCGCCCTGGGGGGCATCGCCCAGATCACGCCCTCGCTGTACCTGAGCCGGGGCAGCGTGGCCTCCAACCGGCACCTGCTGCTGTCGCGGGGCATCACGTGCATCATCAACGCCACCATCGAGATCCCCAACTTCAACTGGCCCCAGTTTGAGTACGTCAAAGTGCCTTTGGCCGACATGCCCAACGCGCCCATCTCGCTCTACTTCGACAGCGTGGCCGACAAGATCCAGAGCGTGGCGCGCAAGCACGGCGCCGCGCTGGTGCACTGCGCCGCCGGCGTCAGCAGGTCGGCCACGCTCTGCATCGCCTTCCTCATGAAGCACCACAAGGTCTCCCTGCTGGAGGCCTACAGCTGGGTGAAGGCGCGGCGCCCCGTGATCCGGCCCAACGTGGGCTTCTGGCGGCAGCTGATAGACTACGAGAGGAAGCTCTTTGGCAAGACCACGGTTAAAATGGTACAGACGCCCTACGGCATCGTCCCGGACGTTTAcgagagagagaggagacccCTGATGCCTTACTGGGGAATTTAA